From Xenopus tropicalis strain Nigerian chromosome 3, UCB_Xtro_10.0, whole genome shotgun sequence, the proteins below share one genomic window:
- the prkcsh gene encoding glucosidase 2 subunit beta isoform X1 gives MTLKEVRRCARNSLALSDRLPIARHCRFAVCLYRVLAEGRMKALLLLLLVGVLGCWAVEVKRPRGVSLSNRAFYDDSKPFTCLDGSRTIPFDRVNDDYCDCADGTDEPGTSACSNGRFHCTNAGYKPQYIPSSRINDGICDCCDTTDEYNSGALCENTCREMGKKEREELQMAAEIAREGFRVKQLLIEDARKGREEKQTKLQDMVQRRQALQSQVDALRLQKEEAEKPEQEAKDAHQKAWEEHKEAEKAEEDKQRSLEVFTELDQDSDGMLAASELRSHMELDVDGDGAMSDEEAQSLLGDTSVDVGIFQESVWPQIREKFKSETDAQAVPPIEEPTESHPEVPEDEDEEDGDEGEDDEEDEPEEDIRVPPSKAQEAEPEMPPYDEVTQALIDAAQTARSTYEEAEKSLRDMEDTIKGLEKEISLDFGPTGEFSYLYGECYELSTSEYVYRLCPFNRVTQKPKHGGSETNLGSWGSWAGPEDNKFSFMKFEHGTSCWQGPNRSTLVKLSCGKDSILTSTSEPSRCEYLMEFFTPAACHPPPEVLPDDHDEL, from the exons ATGACGTTGAAGGAAGTGCGCCGGTGCGCTCGGAACTCGTTGGCGTTATCTGATAGGTTGCCGATAGCTCGCCATTGCCGCTTTGCTGTGTGTCTGTATCGTGTCCTGGCGGAAGGAAGAATGAAGGCTTTGCTTTTGCTGCTGCTTGTCGGGGTTCTCGGCTGCTGGGCGGTGGAGGTGAAGAGGCCCCGGGGGGTCTCCCTATCCA ACCGCGCTTTCTACGATGATTCCAAGCCATTCACTTGCCTAGATGGATCTCGGACAATTCCTTTTGATAGAGTCAATGATGATTACTGCGACTGCGCCGATGGGACAGATGAACCTG GAACCTCAGCCTGCTCCAATGGGCGATTCCACTGCACCAACGCCGGCTACAAACCCCAGTACATCCCATCGTCTCGCATCAATGATGGAATCTGTG ACTGCTGTGACACAACAGATGAATATAACAGTGGGGCGCTGTGTGAGAATACATGCAG ggaaatgggcaagaAAGAGCGAGAAGAGCTCCAGATGGCGGCGGAGATAGCCAGAGAGGGGTTTCGGGTGAAACAATTGTTGATTGAGGATGCCAGGAAGGGCAGAGAGGAGAAACAG ACCAAGTTACAGGATATGGTACAGAGGCGCCAGGCCCTGCAGAGCCAAGTGGACGCTCTGCGCTTacagaaagaagaagcagaaaagcCTGAGCAAGAAGCAAAGGATGCACATCAAAAGGCCTGGGAAG AGCACAAAGAAGCAGAGAAGGCTGAAGAGGATAAGCAGCGATCGCTGGAGGTCTTCACTGAGCTGGACCAGGACTCTGATGGAAT GCTGGCTGCTTCTGAGCTGCGCTCTCACATGGAGCTGGACGTGGACGGCGATGGAGCTATGTCAGACGAAGAGGCACAG TCTTTGCTTGGCGACACTTCTGTGGATGTCGGCATTTTCCAGGAGTCTGTCTGGCCTCAGATCCGAGAAAAGTTCAAATCAGAG ACCGATGCCCAGGCAGTGCCTCCTATAGAGGAACCAACTGAGTCTCACCCAGAGGTCCCtgaggatgaggatgaggaaGATGGAGATGAGGGAGAAGATGATGAAGAGGATGAACCTGAAGAGGACATTAGG GTTCCACCCAGCAAGGCACAGGAGGCAGAACCAGAGATGCCACCTTATGATGAAGTGACGCAGGCTTTGATTGATG CTGCTCAGACAGCCCGTTCAACGTATGAAGAAGCAGAGAAGTCTCTGCGTGACATGGAGGATACTATTAA GGGTTTGGAGAAGGAGATTTCTTTAGATTTTGGACCCACTGGAGAATTTTCTTACCTCTATGGAGAGTGCTATGAGCTTTCGACAAGCGA GTACGTTTACCGTCTCTGCCCATTTAATCGTGTGACTCAGAAGCCGAAACATGGAGGATCTGAAACCAACCTTGG GTCATGGGGATCCTGGGCAGGACCTGAGGATAACAAATTCAGCTTTATGAAGTTTGAGCATGGTACATCATGTTGGCAAGGACCAAACCGCTCAACACTG GTGAAGTTATCCTGTGGGAAGGATTCCATTTTGACCTCCACATCAGAACCAAGCCGCTGCGAGTACCTGATGGAGTTCTTCACCCCTGCAGCCTGCCACCCACCCCCCGAGGTCCTGCCAGATGACCATGATGAGCTGTAA
- the prkcsh gene encoding glucosidase 2 subunit beta isoform X2 has protein sequence MTLKEVRRCARNSLALSDRLPIARHCRFAVCLYRVLAEGRMKALLLLLLVGVLGCWAVEVKRPRGVSLSNRAFYDDSKPFTCLDGSRTIPFDRVNDDYCDCADGTDEPGTSACSNGRFHCTNAGYKPQYIPSSRINDGICDCCDTTDEYNSGALCENTCREMGKKEREELQMAAEIAREGFRVKQLLIEDARKGREEKQTKLQDMVQRRQALQSQVDALRLQKEEAEKPEQEAKDAHQKAWEEHKEAEKAEEDKQRSLEVFTELDQDSDGMLAASELRSHMELDVDGDGAMSDEEAQSLLGDTSVDVGIFQESVWPQIREKFKSEVPPSKAQEAEPEMPPYDEVTQALIDAAQTARSTYEEAEKSLRDMEDTIKGLEKEISLDFGPTGEFSYLYGECYELSTSEYVYRLCPFNRVTQKPKHGGSETNLGSWGSWAGPEDNKFSFMKFEHGTSCWQGPNRSTLVKLSCGKDSILTSTSEPSRCEYLMEFFTPAACHPPPEVLPDDHDEL, from the exons ATGACGTTGAAGGAAGTGCGCCGGTGCGCTCGGAACTCGTTGGCGTTATCTGATAGGTTGCCGATAGCTCGCCATTGCCGCTTTGCTGTGTGTCTGTATCGTGTCCTGGCGGAAGGAAGAATGAAGGCTTTGCTTTTGCTGCTGCTTGTCGGGGTTCTCGGCTGCTGGGCGGTGGAGGTGAAGAGGCCCCGGGGGGTCTCCCTATCCA ACCGCGCTTTCTACGATGATTCCAAGCCATTCACTTGCCTAGATGGATCTCGGACAATTCCTTTTGATAGAGTCAATGATGATTACTGCGACTGCGCCGATGGGACAGATGAACCTG GAACCTCAGCCTGCTCCAATGGGCGATTCCACTGCACCAACGCCGGCTACAAACCCCAGTACATCCCATCGTCTCGCATCAATGATGGAATCTGTG ACTGCTGTGACACAACAGATGAATATAACAGTGGGGCGCTGTGTGAGAATACATGCAG ggaaatgggcaagaAAGAGCGAGAAGAGCTCCAGATGGCGGCGGAGATAGCCAGAGAGGGGTTTCGGGTGAAACAATTGTTGATTGAGGATGCCAGGAAGGGCAGAGAGGAGAAACAG ACCAAGTTACAGGATATGGTACAGAGGCGCCAGGCCCTGCAGAGCCAAGTGGACGCTCTGCGCTTacagaaagaagaagcagaaaagcCTGAGCAAGAAGCAAAGGATGCACATCAAAAGGCCTGGGAAG AGCACAAAGAAGCAGAGAAGGCTGAAGAGGATAAGCAGCGATCGCTGGAGGTCTTCACTGAGCTGGACCAGGACTCTGATGGAAT GCTGGCTGCTTCTGAGCTGCGCTCTCACATGGAGCTGGACGTGGACGGCGATGGAGCTATGTCAGACGAAGAGGCACAG TCTTTGCTTGGCGACACTTCTGTGGATGTCGGCATTTTCCAGGAGTCTGTCTGGCCTCAGATCCGAGAAAAGTTCAAATCAGAG GTTCCACCCAGCAAGGCACAGGAGGCAGAACCAGAGATGCCACCTTATGATGAAGTGACGCAGGCTTTGATTGATG CTGCTCAGACAGCCCGTTCAACGTATGAAGAAGCAGAGAAGTCTCTGCGTGACATGGAGGATACTATTAA GGGTTTGGAGAAGGAGATTTCTTTAGATTTTGGACCCACTGGAGAATTTTCTTACCTCTATGGAGAGTGCTATGAGCTTTCGACAAGCGA GTACGTTTACCGTCTCTGCCCATTTAATCGTGTGACTCAGAAGCCGAAACATGGAGGATCTGAAACCAACCTTGG GTCATGGGGATCCTGGGCAGGACCTGAGGATAACAAATTCAGCTTTATGAAGTTTGAGCATGGTACATCATGTTGGCAAGGACCAAACCGCTCAACACTG GTGAAGTTATCCTGTGGGAAGGATTCCATTTTGACCTCCACATCAGAACCAAGCCGCTGCGAGTACCTGATGGAGTTCTTCACCCCTGCAGCCTGCCACCCACCCCCCGAGGTCCTGCCAGATGACCATGATGAGCTGTAA
- the prkcsh gene encoding glucosidase 2 subunit beta precursor (The RefSeq protein has 3 substitutions compared to this genomic sequence) codes for MKALVLLLLVGVLGCWAVEVKRPRGVSLSNRAFYDDSKPFTCLDGSRTIPFDRVNDDYCDCADGTDEPGTSACSNGRFHCTNAGYKPQYIPSSRINDGICDCCDTTDEYNSGALCENTCREMGKKEREELQMAAEIAREGFRVKQLLIEDARKGREEKQTKLQDMVQRRQALQSQVDALRLQKEEAEKPEQEAKDAHQKAWEEHKEAEKAEEDKQRSLEVFTELDQDSDGMLAASELRSHMELDVDGDGAMSDEEAQSLLGDISVDVGIFQESVWPQIREKFKSETDAQAVPPIEEPTESHPEVPEDEDEEDGDEGEDDEEDEPEEDIRVPPSKAQEAEPEMPPYDEVTQALIDAAQTARSTYEEAEKSLRDMEDTIKGLEKEISLDFGPNGEFSYLYGECYELSTSEYVYRLCPFNRVTQKPKHGGSETNLGSWGSWAGPEDNKFSFMKFEHGTSCWQGPNRSTLVKLSCGKDSILTSTSEPSRCEYLMEFFTPAACHPPPEVLPDDHDEL; via the exons ATGAAGGCTTTGCTTTTGCTGCTGCTTGTCGGGGTTCTCGGCTGCTGGGCGGTGGAGGTGAAGAGGCCCCGGGGGGTCTCCCTATCCA ACCGCGCTTTCTACGATGATTCCAAGCCATTCACTTGCCTAGATGGATCTCGGACAATTCCTTTTGATAGAGTCAATGATGATTACTGCGACTGCGCCGATGGGACAGATGAACCTG GAACCTCAGCCTGCTCCAATGGGCGATTCCACTGCACCAACGCCGGCTACAAACCCCAGTACATCCCATCGTCTCGCATCAATGATGGAATCTGTG ACTGCTGTGACACAACAGATGAATATAACAGTGGGGCGCTGTGTGAGAATACATGCAG ggaaatgggcaagaAAGAGCGAGAAGAGCTCCAGATGGCGGCGGAGATAGCCAGAGAGGGGTTTCGGGTGAAACAATTGTTGATTGAGGATGCCAGGAAGGGCAGAGAGGAGAAACAG ACCAAGTTACAGGATATGGTACAGAGGCGCCAGGCCCTGCAGAGCCAAGTGGACGCTCTGCGCTTacagaaagaagaagcagaaaagcCTGAGCAAGAAGCAAAGGATGCACATCAAAAGGCCTGGGAAG AGCACAAAGAAGCAGAGAAGGCTGAAGAGGATAAGCAGCGATCGCTGGAGGTCTTCACTGAGCTGGACCAGGACTCTGATGGAAT GCTGGCTGCTTCTGAGCTGCGCTCTCACATGGAGCTGGACGTGGACGGCGATGGAGCTATGTCAGACGAAGAGGCACAG TCTTTGCTTGGCGACACTTCTGTGGATGTCGGCATTTTCCAGGAGTCTGTCTGGCCTCAGATCCGAGAAAAGTTCAAATCAGAG ACCGATGCCCAGGCAGTGCCTCCTATAGAGGAACCAACTGAGTCTCACCCAGAGGTCCCtgaggatgaggatgaggaaGATGGAGATGAGGGAGAAGATGATGAAGAGGATGAACCTGAAGAGGACATTAGG GTTCCACCCAGCAAGGCACAGGAGGCAGAACCAGAGATGCCACCTTATGATGAAGTGACGCAGGCTTTGATTGATG CTGCTCAGACAGCCCGTTCAACGTATGAAGAAGCAGAGAAGTCTCTGCGTGACATGGAGGATACTATTAA GGGTTTGGAGAAGGAGATTTCTTTAGATTTTGGACCCACTGGAGAATTTTCTTACCTCTATGGAGAGTGCTATGAGCTTTCGACAAGCGA GTACGTTTACCGTCTCTGCCCATTTAATCGTGTGACTCAGAAGCCGAAACATGGAGGATCTGAAACCAACCTTGG GTCATGGGGATCCTGGGCAGGACCTGAGGATAACAAATTCAGCTTTATGAAGTTTGAGCATGGTACATCATGTTGGCAAGGACCAAACCGCTCAACACTG GTGAAGTTATCCTGTGGGAAGGATTCCATTTTGACCTCCACATCAGAACCAAGCCGCTGCGAGTACCTGATGGAGTTCTTCACCCCTGCAGCCTGCCACCCACCCCCCGAGGTCCTGCCAGATGACCATGATGAGCTGTAA